A segment of the Sphingobacterium oryzagri genome:
GCTTCATCCTAATTTGTTCATAACTTGTTAGTTTATATTTTCATTCAAAACTAACAAGTGTGCCCGCAATCGACGGGGCAGAATCTTAAACAAATGGGGTTAAATTCAAATTATTTTTCATTATTTATAGATCGAAACTTCAACACTACCATCTGCCGTGATCGTTCCACGATACATCCCTTCAGTGTTAAACGGCATAGTTACTTCGCCTTTTTTATCAAGCACAATCATACCGCCATCGCCGCCCAGCGCTTCAATTTTACCGATCACTTCTTTTGCCGCTTGAGCAATGGGCAGATGTGCGTAAGCGACCTTCGCTGCGACATCGTAAGCAGCGACCGTGCGTATATAAAACTCGCCCCAGCCCGTGCAGGATATAGCAACTTGATCATTCGCATAATTGCCCGCACCAATAATCGGCGAATCGCCCACACGACCGTATTTTTTGTTAGTCATGCCCCCGGTAGACGTGCCTGCAGCCAGATGACCTTGCTGATCCAAGGCAACGCAACCTACTGTACCAAATTTCTCATCGATATATTTTTTACGGTTACTCTGTTTGTCATCATGATCCAAAGCCGTCGCTTCGGCATCACGTTTTAAAATGCGTTGCAAAGCATCCCACCGCGGTTGTGTCCAGAAATAGGCCGGATCAACGAGCACTATACCTTTAGACGCGGCAAATTCTTCAGCACCTTTTCCCACCATCATGACATGTTCAGACTGCTCCATCACGGCTTTTGCCGCCGTTATCGGGTTTCGGATGCTGTGCACACCCGCAATGGCTCCCGCTTTTAGCGTCGCGCCATCCATAATTGAGGCATCCATTTCGTTGACGCCATCGTGGTTAAACACGGCGCCTTTTCCAGCGTTAAAGAGCGGTGAGTCTTCCATAATCTGGATAGCAGCGCTGACCGCATCAACACTGCTACCGCCTGCCTGTAGCACCGCGTAACCTGTCTTTAGCGACTTTGTGAGCTCTGCAACATATGCCCGCTCTAACGAATCACTCATATTCTTTTTCACGATCGTGCCTGCACCACCATGTATGGCTAAAACGTAGTTGGGCTTTCCAGCTTGCTGTGCTAATAAAGAGCTGTTACTGATCAGGAGGAAAATACAAAAACTTAAAAATTGCTTCATGTTAAATGGGAGTCTACTAAACGATCGAAACATGAAAGTAAAAATTATCTTGGACAATACGTGTAAAAAACAAGAAAAGGCCGGAAAAGAAAATCTTCCGGCCAGTCTGCATAAAACACCTGTTAGCTATTTCGCCTGAACGCGAAGTACTGCTTTATCATTCCCGGCAGAGAGATCGACGATCAACTCGTAGATTGTGCCATTAAGCAATTGCTTGCCTGAAAGGACACCCAGGTTTCCCGGATCTCGACCATTACTACCGTTGCCAATAAAAATAATATCGCTCGTACTGGATAAGCCGTCATTTTTAAACTCGCCTCCCCAACCTTTTTGATGGAAAAACTTAAAGTTGATGTTGTTATTGGCGATAGACTGCCCGCCAACCAATGTAACACGATATTTTTTACCGCCTATCGGCGCTAAGCATAGTGCTTTTTCCGTCGTCCAGCCTACTTGGTTACTTAGATTTGGCTTGCCGACACCCTCGCCGATAATCCAGATTGCGCCGGTGCCATCGGCTTGCAGGGTAGCCAGGTTATTACCACTCATCGCTTCAATAATAAAATAATTACGCTCAAAATCTGCCGTAAATCGGTATTTACCTGCTGCCGCATGGAAACGGAGCTGCCCATTTGTGCGTCGTAAAAAATCAGTATCGATAAACCAATTGTCTAACGACGGGAAATCAGTCAATACCACTTCCTGATCGGCCGCCAGGGTGAGATCGGCTGTATAATGCGTATCGTCAAGCATGCGCATTTCTACACCGTTGATCATATAGCTTTGAAAAGGTGATGCAACATAGGTACGTGTATTGAAGGAGATGCTATACGCGCCGGGGGTAAGATAGGAAAATGGAATTTGCTGTGTGCTGCCCAGCGTTATCGTTTCATTTTCCCAACCGAAGTTTAAGGTATTGCCATTAGCGCCAAAAGCCGGCGCCTGGATATAACCTTTCACCTTTTGCGGAAGATCCTTGGTTACCCGGTATTCATTTTCAGCAACGCGCAACAGTTGAATGGTTTCCTTGTCGGTAATAAGGTTGAGGAAAGGAAAATCGGGACGTGTTAAGGCCAACGTTTTCGACTCTTCAGCCTTCACCATCCCAACATTTTCGAGAACAAACCGTAACTCTGCGCTGCCATTGGGAACATCTTTGTAAAATGGAATGCCGATCTTGCCGGTATAATTGCCATAATTTGCGGTACGGATAGTGGTTTCGCTCACCATATCGCCGCTAAAATACAATTGTGCTTTCAACGTCGATAATGCCGTCCCGTCATCTCCCACCGCTACGGTAAAGGAAATACTATCACCAAAATGTGCATCGCTGGCCAGCTGTTGCACAGCCAACGTGGGCTTTCCACCGCCCAACGGATATTTATAATCCTGCTGACAGGCGACTACAGTAGCCAATGTCAACAATAGCATGATTTTTAAGCGTATCTTTTCCATTATTTCCAAGAATATGAAACCACAGCTTGAGCCGGTATCTCGTAGCTGAAATAATTTTTGCCGTCGGCAAATGTGATGCGTTTGTTAGTATTATTGTCGTTGGCCAAGACCACGGCATAGCTGTTATCCGGATTTTTAAAAGCCGATACGACAACGCCTTCTTCCGTCAGTCCGCTTGTACCGATACGTATCGCACCGGGCTTGACCACGGCTGACAGATGGCCGATAATAAAATAGTGCGAGTTTTTCTTGATCGTTTTGTAATCGGCAATATTGATATCCACAGCACCAAAACACGTTTGGCAACCACCCTCCCGATTAGGCCCTCGCTCGGAGTCTAACATTAAATTCCACACGATCACAGCACGGCTCCAATGGTTGATCGTACCGAGCGCTACTTCCTTCATATCTTCGACCAGGCGCTTTCCAAGATTTTGTCCGTTATTCCATGTTCCGATGGATGTTTCCGTGAAAATCAATTCTTTTTCTGGTGCTTTGTTGTGCACATCCAGTAATTCTGCTTTATCGCCTCCGTAATTGTGATAAGCAGCACCCGCGAAGTATGAAGCGGCCTTGGCATCGTCGTAGATTTTGATTGGATAATCTTCCTGGCTGCTCATATTATCATAATTATAATTATGATCAAAAGCATAGATCTTGGTGTGCAAACCAGCTTGTTGCAGTTTTGGTCCGAGTGCATCGCGCACAAAATCGCGCTGTTCATCCCAATACATCAGCATAGATGCTGAGTTTTGCGGATTCAGCGGCTCGTTTTGCGGTGTAATGGCATGAATAGCGATGCCCGCCTGCTGCATTGCCTGAATCCATTTCACAAAATAACTGGCATAATCCTGGTAATATTTGGGATTAAGGTGTCCGCCAGTCCATGAATCGTAAGCCGCTAAGTTAGTCAGATCGTTTACTTTCATCCATTTCGGTGCGGTCCATGGCGATCCTAACACTTTGATGGCAGGATTGATAGCCAAAATTTCTTTTAAAACGGGAATGACATAGTTTAATTCTTCTTCTTGTAACGCAAAATGTTCGATACCAACTTGATCATTCAACGTGTATTCACTCAACGAGAAATCGGAACAACCAATCGCGATGCGGATATAACTTTGTCCCATGCCCTCGCTTACGGAGAATGTTTCTTTCAGAAACTGCGTACGATCTGCCTGAGTCATTTTCAACAAATTATAGGCCGTAGACCCTGTAATGGCCGCGCCAAAGCCATCCATGGTTTGATAACGCACATTTTCGTCTAAGCGGATCGTGCGTGGCGACATGTTGACACCGCTACCGAAATTGACATACGATAGCTTAAACTCCTGCGTACGCGCAGCCGTTGTTGTATAAATCTTGACATCGCCAGTCTGCGGTTCTGCAGGTGGCTGGGGCACGGCCTCGCTTTTGCCGCTGGAACCGCAGGCCACGATCATCATGCTAAATAGACTGCCGAAGCATATTGTTTTCTTTAAATTTTTCATTGCAGTAAGTGGATTGTTAAACAGTGGTTAGTAGCCTAAATTTTGTTTTAAATTGGGATTTTGATCAAGTATGCTTTGCGGTATCGGCAAGCGGTACGAATAGTTTGTAAACGGATAAACCTGTGCACGACGGCCGCTGTCTTTTGCATACACGGCATTCATAACGGGCTCTACCCGATCCAAACGAACCAGATCAAACCAGCGCTGCCCTTCAAAAGCTAGTTCCAATCGGCGTTCTTTTAATAACGCATCCAGCAGTGCTGCACGATTTCCGCGTGTAGCTGCTGGTAATGGAGCCAGGTTGACACGTGCGCGAACCTGATCAATAATAGCCGCTGCGGCGGTCAGATCGGGACTATCCCGTTGTATCAGCGCTTCGGCCTTCAGCAAAAGAATATCGGCATAGCGGTATTTAATGATGCTGTTGACAGCCGAACGAAGCTTATATATAAACGGATAATTGCTAGCCGGATAATAATTGCTCCACGTAGTTTGATAGTACACCACCGATTGGTTTAACCGAACCTGATCACCCTCTTGCTGAAAGGCATTGATCAAATCGCGCGATGGCGTAACCCATTTAGCCCAGGTAAAGTTGGAATTGTAGTTGGTTAAATCGCGACCAAACATCCAGGTTACCCAATTGCCGTTTCCGGCGAAAAACTGTCCTTCCAAAATGGATTCACTCGTGTTGCGCATTTTTGCATCTGTATTGCCAGCATTCATGCCAAATAAATTGCTGTAATCTTGCTCTAATGCAAAGCCATCTGCCGCAAGCTCATCGGCATATTGAATAACTTTATTGTAATCTCGTAAAGGCTTTTCTGCATAGATTTTGGCGAGCAGGGCACGCGCAACCGATTTGCTGAACCGTGTTTTATCTTGTGCATTATTTGCCGGTGCATGAGGAAGCGCCTCTAATAAATCTTGCTGAATTTGCTCATACACCTCCTTTTCCGTGCTTTGCATCGGAAAATAGGATTCATATACTTCCCCAATATTTTCTGACGTTATGTCGCGCGCCACGGTAGTAATAAGCGGCACATCACCCCATAAGCGCACCATATCAAAGTAGACAAGCGCACGAAATATCTTGGCTTCGGCTTTGTACAATGTGCGTTCGGCCGTGGTTAAGCTATTGTCGTCTACAGAATCTACGTAAACGATCAATTTGTTTGCGCGCGCTACATCTTCCATATAGCGTCCCCAGTCGCGGCCTAAAACAGAATTGGAACCTTCAATAGAATTGTTCTCAAACGGTAAAACCTCTGCACCCGTCGTTCCAGCATAGGCATTATCTGCATGTGCATCGCCAACCAAAAGCAAATCGAGATACCAGTGCTCCTGCCGATCACGTATTTGATCATACATAGACTGCCGATGACTAAGCACGGCTGCTTTATCTTTAAACGCGACGTATTCGCCGGCTTCGTTGACGCCCTCGGTAACATCGGAGTAGGCTTCTAAAGGATCACGGACGAGAGAACAGCTCGCTAATGTTGCGATACCAGTTATCCAAACTATACTGTAGATAAAATATCTTTTCATGTTCATCAGATTAATGTATTAAAACTCGAGGTTTAACCCCATTACGAAAGATCGGCTTTGCGGATACGTACCCCAGTCAATTCCTTGCACCGCACCGTTATTGCCCCACTGATTGACTTCCGGATCAAAGCCCGTGTATTTGGTCAAGGTGAGCAGATTACTGACGGATACAAAAGGCTGTAGGCGTGTGATGCCCAGCCTGCTTAAGGAAGCCGTCTTGATAGCATACGAAAGCGAGACATTCTTGACACGCAGGTAGCTACCATCTTCTACAAAATAGCTTGAGTTTTTGAGGTCGAAGCCGGCTTTAGGAATGCTGGTTTCCTGACCGGGCACGCGCCAACGATCGAGCACGCGAATGGATTGATTTTTGCCATCGTACATACCTTCTGTTTCGATGCGTGAAGCGTTGAAGATGTCGTTGCCATACGAGCCTTGTAAGAAAATACTGAGGTTAAATCCTTTGTAATTAAAATTATTGGTCAGACCGAAAGTAAAGTCAGGATTTGGATCGCCGATGTAGGTTCTATCTGACGAGGAAATGCGCCCGTCGCCATTGACATCGCGGTAACGCAATTCGCCGGTTTCCGGATCTACCCCATCGCTGATATAACCAAAGAAGCCGCCCAGCGAACGACCTGGCTCGTTACGAACCACGTAATCGTCGACAAAATCTGCCGTGCGCGCCGTGCTATAAATTTTCTGCAACTCTAAATCGGTAAGCTTATTCCGGTTAAAGGAAATGTTAAAATCGGTCGACCATTTGAAATTGTTTACCAAATTTTTGCTGCTGACGTTTACCTCAAATCCTTTATTACGCATCACACCTTCATTACGCATAATGGAGCCTACCTGCGCCGCACCGGTCGGCACTGTAGCATACATCAACATATCTGTTGTTTTCTTATCGTAATAATCTAAATTGACCGTTAGCCGGTTAGCAAAACCCGTAAAATCTAGCCCGATATTGCTTTGCGTAGTGGTTTCCCAACGGAGATCTCGTGTGCGGAGATTCGCCTGATTGGTGGTAGGCAACGCATTCTCTTGTCCCGTAACAAACCAAGCTACGCGATTGACATTATACAGTTGCAAGTAAGCATAATCAGTAAGTCCAGATTGGTTTCCGGTTTGTCCCCATCCACCGCGAATTTTTAGATCGTTTATCCAAGACACATCGGCCAAGAAGCCTTCCGAGGAAAGGCGCCAGGCGGCCGAAAACGAAGGAAACGTACCCCAGCGGTAATCCGGATGCAATTTGGAAGAACCATCGCCCCGCAAATTTGCCGTGACGAGATACTTGCCATCAAAATTATACGAAGCCCTTCCGAATAACGACATGATAGCCCAATTAGAGGCGCCGGTACCGGTGTCTGTCCAGGAAAT
Coding sequences within it:
- a CDS encoding isoaspartyl peptidase/L-asparaginase family protein is translated as MKQFLSFCIFLLISNSSLLAQQAGKPNYVLAIHGGAGTIVKKNMSDSLERAYVAELTKSLKTGYAVLQAGGSSVDAVSAAIQIMEDSPLFNAGKGAVFNHDGVNEMDASIMDGATLKAGAIAGVHSIRNPITAAKAVMEQSEHVMMVGKGAEEFAASKGIVLVDPAYFWTQPRWDALQRILKRDAEATALDHDDKQSNRKKYIDEKFGTVGCVALDQQGHLAAGTSTGGMTNKKYGRVGDSPIIGAGNYANDQVAISCTGWGEFYIRTVAAYDVAAKVAYAHLPIAQAAKEVIGKIEALGGDGGMIVLDKKGEVTMPFNTEGMYRGTITADGSVEVSIYK
- a CDS encoding DUF5125 domain-containing protein produces the protein MEKIRLKIMLLLTLATVVACQQDYKYPLGGGKPTLAVQQLASDAHFGDSISFTVAVGDDGTALSTLKAQLYFSGDMVSETTIRTANYGNYTGKIGIPFYKDVPNGSAELRFVLENVGMVKAEESKTLALTRPDFPFLNLITDKETIQLLRVAENEYRVTKDLPQKVKGYIQAPAFGANGNTLNFGWENETITLGSTQQIPFSYLTPGAYSISFNTRTYVASPFQSYMINGVEMRMLDDTHYTADLTLAADQEVVLTDFPSLDNWFIDTDFLRRTNGQLRFHAAAGKYRFTADFERNYFIIEAMSGNNLATLQADGTGAIWIIGEGVGKPNLSNQVGWTTEKALCLAPIGGKKYRVTLVGGQSIANNNINFKFFHQKGWGGEFKNDGLSSTSDIIFIGNGSNGRDPGNLGVLSGKQLLNGTIYELIVDLSAGNDKAVLRVQAK
- a CDS encoding glycoside hydrolase family 30 protein: MKNLKKTICFGSLFSMMIVACGSSGKSEAVPQPPAEPQTGDVKIYTTTAARTQEFKLSYVNFGSGVNMSPRTIRLDENVRYQTMDGFGAAITGSTAYNLLKMTQADRTQFLKETFSVSEGMGQSYIRIAIGCSDFSLSEYTLNDQVGIEHFALQEEELNYVIPVLKEILAINPAIKVLGSPWTAPKWMKVNDLTNLAAYDSWTGGHLNPKYYQDYASYFVKWIQAMQQAGIAIHAITPQNEPLNPQNSASMLMYWDEQRDFVRDALGPKLQQAGLHTKIYAFDHNYNYDNMSSQEDYPIKIYDDAKAASYFAGAAYHNYGGDKAELLDVHNKAPEKELIFTETSIGTWNNGQNLGKRLVEDMKEVALGTINHWSRAVIVWNLMLDSERGPNREGGCQTCFGAVDINIADYKTIKKNSHYFIIGHLSAVVKPGAIRIGTSGLTEEGVVVSAFKNPDNSYAVVLANDNNTNKRITFADGKNYFSYEIPAQAVVSYSWK
- a CDS encoding RagB/SusD family nutrient uptake outer membrane protein, giving the protein MKRYFIYSIVWITGIATLASCSLVRDPLEAYSDVTEGVNEAGEYVAFKDKAAVLSHRQSMYDQIRDRQEHWYLDLLLVGDAHADNAYAGTTGAEVLPFENNSIEGSNSVLGRDWGRYMEDVARANKLIVYVDSVDDNSLTTAERTLYKAEAKIFRALVYFDMVRLWGDVPLITTVARDITSENIGEVYESYFPMQSTEKEVYEQIQQDLLEALPHAPANNAQDKTRFSKSVARALLAKIYAEKPLRDYNKVIQYADELAADGFALEQDYSNLFGMNAGNTDAKMRNTSESILEGQFFAGNGNWVTWMFGRDLTNYNSNFTWAKWVTPSRDLINAFQQEGDQVRLNQSVVYYQTTWSNYYPASNYPFIYKLRSAVNSIIKYRYADILLLKAEALIQRDSPDLTAAAAIIDQVRARVNLAPLPAATRGNRAALLDALLKERRLELAFEGQRWFDLVRLDRVEPVMNAVYAKDSGRRAQVYPFTNYSYRLPIPQSILDQNPNLKQNLGY